Proteins encoded within one genomic window of Nordella sp. HKS 07:
- a CDS encoding ABC transporter ATP-binding protein, which translates to MSIESRSAAVKLEGVTKKFGAVAAVDTIDLLIEPGTLVTLLGPSGCGKTTTLRMIAGLEAPSAGRVVIGGRDVTLLPPNERDVSMVFQSYALFPHMTVMENVSYGLRVSGLSRTEQAAKAKDGLALVGLTGYDARLPSELSGGQQQRVAVARALVLEPQVLLFDEPLSNLDAKLRRKMREDIREIQLKLGLTAVYVTHDQEEALAVSDKIVVMNKGRIAQTGTPADLYERPADAFVADFIGSANLVPAEILARDKRRKSVTVALGEAKLVLRDSGIVGDKVFLVIRPSGVALESKPGKTGSLPAKVERATYLGSHWEYTVDAAGQSIFVMQPVGKRFAAGDHVFMKLDPGQLALVERS; encoded by the coding sequence ATGAGTATCGAGAGCCGCTCGGCGGCGGTCAAACTCGAGGGCGTCACCAAGAAGTTCGGCGCCGTGGCGGCGGTCGACACTATCGACCTCCTGATCGAACCCGGCACGTTGGTGACCCTGCTGGGCCCCTCGGGCTGCGGCAAGACGACGACCTTGCGCATGATCGCGGGTCTCGAGGCGCCAAGCGCGGGTCGCGTCGTGATCGGCGGGCGGGACGTTACCTTGCTGCCGCCGAATGAGCGCGATGTCAGCATGGTGTTCCAGTCCTATGCGCTCTTTCCGCATATGACGGTCATGGAGAATGTCTCCTATGGCTTGCGGGTATCCGGCCTCTCGCGCACGGAGCAAGCCGCGAAGGCCAAGGATGGCCTCGCTCTCGTTGGGCTCACCGGCTATGACGCGCGCCTGCCGTCGGAACTGTCGGGCGGCCAGCAGCAGCGCGTCGCCGTGGCACGCGCTCTGGTGCTCGAGCCTCAGGTCCTCCTGTTCGACGAGCCCTTGTCCAATCTCGATGCGAAGCTCCGCCGCAAGATGCGCGAGGACATCCGCGAGATCCAGCTCAAGCTGGGACTCACCGCCGTCTATGTGACCCATGACCAGGAGGAAGCCCTCGCCGTCTCCGACAAGATCGTGGTGATGAACAAGGGCCGCATCGCCCAGACGGGAACGCCCGCCGATCTCTATGAACGCCCCGCCGACGCCTTCGTCGCCGATTTCATCGGCAGCGCCAATCTGGTGCCGGCCGAGATCCTGGCGCGCGACAAGCGTCGGAAAAGCGTGACGGTGGCGCTCGGCGAGGCGAAACTCGTCCTGCGCGACTCAGGCATTGTCGGCGACAAGGTGTTTCTGGTCATCCGGCCGAGCGGCGTGGCCCTCGAGAGCAAGCCCGGCAAGACCGGAAGCCTGCCGGCAAAAGTCGAACGCGCCACCTATCTGGGCTCGCACTGGGAATATACGGTCGACGCCGCCGGCCAGTCGATCTTCGTGATGCAGCCGGTCGGCAAGCGCTTTGCCGCCGGCGATCATGTTTTTATGAAGCTTGATCCCGGACAATTGGCTTTGGTCGAGCGTTCGTAG
- a CDS encoding GNAT family N-acetyltransferase: MIIRLFEPRDIDALYAISLATGHLGRDAAHLYEDPRMMGHIYAAPYALLQPCLALVVEDEGEVGGFAVGVLDTTAWENRLEREWWPKLRKLYPDPIDIEPQLRSFDQKRAFMIHHPTLAPASIKGAYPAHLHLNLAPGLQGRGIGSLLFAAWFDLARNRGAEALHIAVNRENSEAVRFWRKHVFLPVTPVDAREGRTQWMMRGLGSRNPG; this comes from the coding sequence GTGATAATCCGTCTCTTCGAGCCGCGTGACATTGACGCCCTCTACGCCATTTCGCTCGCGACCGGGCATCTGGGAAGGGATGCCGCGCATCTTTATGAAGATCCCCGGATGATGGGGCATATTTATGCCGCGCCCTACGCGTTGCTCCAGCCTTGCCTCGCGCTCGTCGTGGAAGATGAAGGCGAGGTAGGTGGATTTGCCGTCGGCGTGCTCGATACTACGGCTTGGGAGAACCGGCTGGAGCGGGAATGGTGGCCGAAATTGCGTAAGCTGTATCCCGATCCCATCGACATAGAGCCTCAGCTGCGTAGTTTTGACCAGAAGCGCGCTTTCATGATCCATCATCCGACGCTCGCCCCGGCGTCGATCAAAGGAGCCTATCCGGCGCATCTGCATCTGAACCTGGCGCCTGGCCTGCAAGGACGCGGCATTGGCTCGCTATTGTTCGCTGCCTGGTTTGATCTCGCCCGCAATAGAGGCGCGGAAGCGCTGCATATCGCCGTGAATCGCGAGAATTCCGAAGCTGTTCGCTTCTGGCGCAAGCACGTTTTTCTGCCCGTTACGCCGGTCGATGCACGGGAAGGGCGAACCCAATGGATGATGCGCGGGCTAGGTTCCCGCAATCCAGGATAG